The Raphanus sativus cultivar WK10039 chromosome 6, ASM80110v3, whole genome shotgun sequence sequence CCAAAGCTTTATAACCGATACGTCATACCGGCAACGGCGGAGAAGCTTAGAAGCGACTCTAAGAACGCCTTTAAATAAGCTTAGATCACAAGGGAAGACCTCGAACAAGTCGCTTGGGAAATGACAAGGAGCGAATCGATTCACCCGGCCAAAACTAATCCAACAAACCAGATTAGTAACGGAACGAAACCGAAGAGAATTCAAAGGCGAACACCATGGAATCCGGTGACATGCAGATTGGAGAGGAGTCACAGTCACAACCGATCAATCAAAGCTGACTAGAATCAGAGAACATGCAGATAGATCTAGAACGAAGGAAGCAAAATCAAGGCAAAAAGAGAAACCTTGACATGCACAAGAACAGAACACAGCTAGATCTAAAGAGAAAACTTGCATGCACCAATTCATCCTTGAAGCTTGACCCTTCGCACTACCAGAAACACAAACTAAAGCTTTAAATAAGAGGAGAAACCAGCTCCGGTGCTGAGAAAGCCACCGGAGCCAGTCACCGGAATTGACAAAGATTTACTAAGTTGAGAGGATTTTAGAGCGAGAAAAGTTTTGAACTCTCTCTCATCTGTTcactttcatcttcttctttttactttcatcttctttttttatctCAGTTTTAGGTAATTGATTTAGTTCTTCttaaattttttcatttttttgtaataatacATAATCATCtgcattttttcttctttcctaTTCTCATTTTTATAACTACATTAAAACACTTCAAATACACAATTAacatttattttctcttttgtatttctttctAACAAGTCCCGTGCCCTAATAATTTTCTTCTGATTTCTAGTTAAGTAAAATATGAACAGATTTTGACTTACTAAGCGAAGGTTTCGAGATCTATTAACTCCAAATGAGAACTATTCTTGCAAAGGTTACatttttattctctttcttgtttttcctttatgtatttttattgtttatgaaGAAATGCAAAGAACTTGATCAACGAACAATGGTGCCACTTTTTTTTCAATCTATTCATTTTGAAAAAGTTTCTTTTGCCATATGAATGAATGTACAAGAATTTCAGCAACAATATTTTCAGATCTAGTTTTATCTTATCTTTTATGATATGTTTGCAGATGGTATGTGCAAGATAAGCAGATTCACCAGAGatattaaaatcaaaagaaagagTGGAGAAGATAGCACTAATGATGGTGATGTTGccgaagaaaaagaagatgatttcGATAGGAGTTAGTAAAGAAGTTTTATCCGGATTAATTTTTGTAATAACCTGTTAAGGTTTACACATACATATTACTCTACTTCTTGATAATGGTTTGAGAAGAtttttttgaaaccaaaaatctatatatccttattaatttatttttatctgacTACTTTAAAAGTACTGCTTTTATTTGGAGGTACCCAACATTTTAAATCTCGGCtaacaaaatgattttgttGGCTATCAATAGTTTTATCggattaattttgtaaaatccAGTCTATACTCATGCATACATATTACTCCATctcttataataatttaacttgAACTCATTATGTATTATCCGGTTATAGTACACATTCATATTGCAGATACAAAAATCACTATATGGATACCACTGTCACAATTCTGACTATCTATGTATTGTCTGGTTATAATACACATTCATAAAATATCATTGTAGCTATTGTAATAACACAAGACCAAATCCATATGTATTATGTATATGTAGTTTattgaagtacaaataaatTACAAAGTCTATGCATCCTAAAGTACATACAAATTACATGTTCAAATTTTCATGATATTATCATTGTAATCCATATTTTCTATGTATTATCCGGTTATAATACACATTTATAAATACCACTGCAGCTATTGTAATAACACAAGACCATACCAAAATGTATATGTTGATTATTGATGTTTACGGTCCATATTATATGTGTTATCTGGTTGTATTCTTGTTTATTGTGTCTATCACAAACTTAGCTCTTTTAATTTAATGTGTTAACCACTCTAATATATGAGTATTTCTTACAACATtgatttcatttaatttaattttactgACCACAAATTTCACACTACCACATTTTGGTTACCACCACAAGTCTGACATTCCTTACTAGAACTTATTAGCTTAcaaaattaagaagaaaatataattgtaattaCACCTTCATTTCTCTACTGATTCTACAAGTTTGGAAAACAAATACCACTAAATTAGTTATCTTTGTATGTGTATACAATTAATTaattcttattaaaataaaattattatgtgaACACATTTTTTCCtaagttatattaaaataatttttttatatttatagaaacatcttagagttttttttcttatagttTGCCCCTACATTAACTAAAACATAGGAAAGCAGtgaaatattcatttataaGTAATAAAGTTATTTAACTtggaatttcaaaaaaaaatattaataacttacAATGATTATCAAGTAAGTTGTAAAGTGTTTACaagtaacaaaaaataataaggCATGACAATAACTTGCAATTCTGTCATTTTTAGCAGTTACTTAAAACTGTAAATGCTCacttttaacaaatttagtACAACAAAAACTTATATACTATCGTATAAACTAAATCAAGTAGTAAATATACCGAAAATACCAAGTAAGCGGTTTGTATACATTCTAGTAGTACTATCTAGATTCAAATACCACTATTTCAAACAGATAAAGATAGTGACTTGTTGAAAAGTAAAATGATGAAGAAAATGCTGAGAATTGTTTGGGTGTAATTGATTGATTTCCCATTAAAAAGGTGGCGGACgaaacaattttttcttttaagttgaCTTGACCATAAACCTCTCATTTGCTCCTCCCTCTTGCGTCCTTGGACCATCATTCTTTCAAAGACTTAGTCTTCTCTTTCGTCTCTTAGTGACATGGTAACAAAGTAACCACGTTCTTatgcttctcttctctctccatGACAAATAAAAGCAATTTCGTCGAATTGAAGAAAAAcatatcttcttttttgtttgtctcTCTGATCATTTCACACCCAGTTTTAAACGGTAGCTGTTGTCCGATCTCTATCCATCCTCTAGTACTGTGTCTTCTTGTAAAGCAGTCTCTGTTTTTAGATTCACACcctcttttttttggttctttctCTTGACTTGTGTAAAACCCTGAGAACAAGAAGTGTATAAACAAAAatcttttcaaaaagaaaaaaagtgtaTAAACAGAGATAGTTGTCTATCTAtataattgagaaaaaaaaaagagtttggcTGTTTGTCGGTATGGGGCTTTGCTGGTCTTCTTCATCTAAATCtccttcaacaacaacaacaacacctaCCACTACTGGTAATATCAGTTCAGGTTTGTCTTCTCaaaatctcttctttttctttctttctttggagTAATCTGTCTATAATAGGTTTCACTTCAACTTGTGTAATACGTTGCCTATCATTTATGTACTCTGTTTGTTCCGAGAATCTTGGATTTGTTGTGCTTATAGTTCTGTGAGATCAAGTGGTGATCTGTTCCATTAGTATTTGTTGTGATCTGTTATGTGACTGAGTGTTCTGGGAatggtttttgttttgaaatggTGTTTCTAATTGAAACAGGTCCGTTTAAGTCAACGACTACAGAAACATCAAGAAGTAACATATCTAGTACAAGTGGATTCTCTGCTGGAAGTGGTGGAGATGCTTGCCCTGAGGGTCAGATACTTCCCATTCCGAACTTGAGGATATTCAGCCTTGCAGAACTTAGAGCTACAACCAGAAATTTCAAGTCTGAGAACGTTCTTGGAGAAGGAGGGTTTGGGAAAGTCTTCAAAGGCTGGCTTGAGGAGAAAGGGCCTGGTAGTCACAGCACTGGAACTGTGATTGCTGTCAAGAAACTTAACTCCGAAAGCTTCCAAGGATTTGAGGAATGCAAGTGAGTAGAGTAAAACTCTTATATCAATGGTATGCAGTGAGGAGTTCTGTTTGTTTATTGGatggtttgtttctttgtttctgtGTAGTGTGAGGTGAACTTTCTTGGGAGGGTTTCTCATCCGAACCTGGTGAAGCTGTTGGGATACTGCTTGGAAGGTGACGAGTTGCTTCTGGTGTATGAGTTCATGCAGAAAGGAAGCTTAGAGAATCATCTCTTCCGAAGTAAAGAACCATCTTCTTACTTTTAAGTCATTTTAGATGTTATTATGGTTTAATGCTACCCACTGATTTGAAGCTGCTTCTGTTTCTCCAGAGGGTTCTGTAGTTCAGCCGCTCTCATGGAAATAAGGCTTAGGATTGCAATAGGAGCAGCTAAAGGCTTAGCGTTTCTGCACGCTTCAGAGAAGCAAGTCATTTATAGAGACTTCAAAGCTTCTAACATTCTACTTGATAGTGTAAGTAAACTACATATGGCTTTATGGATTTTGATATATACAAGTGTGGAGTGAGATCAACTTGTTTGATCTTTGTTGCAGTCATTTAACGCAAAGCTATCAGATTTTGGATTGGCTAAGTTAGGTCCTTCTGCTAGTCAGTCTCACATCACAACACGGGTTATGGGTACACACGGTTATGCAGCTCCAGAGTATGTTGCTACAGGTACTACAAAAGTACAATGTCTTTTatcttcttttgcttctttaTGGTTTTTGAATACAAACTGTGTTTGGTTCCTGACAGGTCACTTGTATGTAAAGAGTGATAACTACGGGTTTGGAGTTGTTTTAGCTGAGATCTTGACTGGTTTACACGCACTTGATCCTACCCGTCCCACCGGTCAACACAATCTAACAGACTGGATCAAGCCTCATCTCTCAGAAAGAAGAAAACTGAGGAGGATAATGGACCCTCGTCTAGAAGGAAAGTACCCTTTCAAATCGGCTTTCCGAGTGGCCCAACTGGCTCTGAAATGCCTTGAACCGGAACCAAAGAACCGTCCATCGATGACAGAAGTGGTGGAATCGCTAGAACTCATTGTAGCTGCCAATGAGAAACCGTTGGAACGAAGGACCACTAGAGCTTCCCCAACCGTAGGTCACCAACAAAGCCATTATCGAAGGGAGCATCTGTCTACATTTCAACCGAGGCAAACTGTGGCTAGAGGTCACTAGTGTTGTTTTTGAAACACAagattcttttttcttctctctctctctggttttgTATTCGTTAAGAAGATGATTACATAACCGTTCGTATGTATACTATATGGAACCAAAAGACAAGACTAGTAAATGTGTTGTAACTAGTAAATGTGttgttgtgtgtgtttgtaGATGCTttataagagattaagaaagttTTGAACTATTAGTTATCTAGATGAATAGTCCAATCGATCTTTTTACGAATATAGTCAGCTCCAGGGCCGTGCCTGACTTATATAAGAttagaaacaacaaaaaaaatttggccccaaacacaattttaaaaaacaaatacacAAAACTGTATAGTGAAACCAAAGTTGGGCTTAGAAATCAGCACATTGCACATGTTGGCAAACACATATTACCATATGAACTAGCtgatttttaaactatttgGCCCCTAAATTAATTTTAAGCAGACTGGCCCTCAAGCTAATGCTTGACCAGCTTCCACTGAGGCACGGCCCTCAGCAGAAGTCAATATATGAGCTTCTTAGTTAGAAGCCAGGAACTTAGAGAAACTCTTGTTACCATTCTGTTTAACAACACCTTCCCATAGTGACTAATAATTAGGAAGTTCTGTAGAGACACACCATTTTGCTCAAGCTCTCAAATAAACGAAACCTTTCTCCATATAAGATATATTCCCCACATAGATCGCTGAGATTGAGAGATCCAATTAACACCACCACTCAATCTTTCTTCATGAGTTCTGGGTTCCCTGTACTTTGTTTTgtcgaaaaataaaaaaactaagtGAGCTATTTCTAAACGTCCCACATCGGTAAGTTACATAAAGTCTGTCATAAGCTTTGCACTATAAAATAGGAAGCACGGCCTAACTTTCAACTCATACCTTTCTCGGCCTTTTGGCTAAGATCAAGTGTAGTATCTGttcttatcagtttaatatCTGATATGTGGTCCATCGGATCACACgatattaactttattttttgagGGAGGGAATTCATAAAGATAGCTTGCTATCTGGATTTCTGCGAGTCGTCCATGCGTTGCACTACTGCACGGATCTGGCTTAACCCATCAAACCAATAGTTCAACTCTTTTCTTCAACTCTTTTCTTCAACTAGACTGCTAAACCCAAAATATTGAGCTCACTTGTGTTGTTTTGAACTCCcgatattttttttctgtttagtaATCTTTGCAGATGATTAGACTACCACTCATATCTGTACATACTACATGAAACCAAAAGACAAACCTGATGGTAGCTCCAAAGCTGTACATATCACACACCAACTACATGGATACAGTGGTTACAAGTGCCAAGATATAAGCATCTTAATTAGAAGCCAGAAACGTAGAGAAGCTGTTATATAGATCAACTCTGTTTAACAACGACTCAGGCTTATAGGAGGAAAATAAGtgtctataatatttaatataggAACAATAAAAATGGACACAGACAACAATCAATTCACAGAATATGAATACAAGTCTATTAGGGATATGAAAATAGCATCTTTTGACGTATACTGCAAAAGAGATTAAAGAAACCATATTCTTTCCATTTTGTTTTCCAAGGAAGATGATCTTTTGAAGTTTTCCATCTTCGCTCAAGCTGTCAAAATCCTTCTCCATAAGATATGTTCCTCACATAGATCGCTGTTTTTTAATTAACACCACCACCTAAATGTTTTCATCATTGTAGTTTGTTTGGTTGAAGGAAACTAAGGAGAGGTTATCTCTAATGTCCCACATCGGTAAGGTACAGAAAGTTAGACATAAGCCTTGCACAATAAAAAAGGAAGCATGGTCTTGCTTTCAACTCATACCTTTCTCGGCCTTTTGGCTAAGATCAAGTGTAGTATCTGttcttatcagtttaatatCTGATATGTGGTCCATCGGATCACACgatattaactttattttttgagGGAGGGAATTCATAAAGATAGCTTGCTATCTGGATTTCTGCGAGTCGTCCATGCGTTGCACTACTGCACGGATCTGGCTTAACCCATCAAACCAATAGTTCAACTCTTTTCTTCAACTCTTTTCTTCAACTAGACTGCTAAACCCAAAATATTGAGCTCACTTGTGTTGTTTTGAACTCCcgatatttttttctgtttagtaATCTTTGCAGATGATTAGACTACCACTCATATCTGTACATACTACATGAAACCAAAAGACAAACCTGATGGTAGCTCCAAAGCTGTACATATCACACACCAACTACATGGATACAGTGGTTACAAGTGCCAAGATATAAGCATCTTAATTAGAAGCCAGAAACGTAGAGAAGCTGTTATATAGATCAACTCTGTTTAACAACGACTCAGGCTTATAGGAGGAAAATAAGtgtctataatatttaatataggAACAATAAAAATGGACACAGACAACAATCAATTCACAGAATATGAATACAAGTCTATTAGGGATATGAAAATAGCATCTTTTGACGTATACTGCAAAAGAGATTAAAGAAACCATATTCTTCCATTTTTGTTTTCCAAGGAAGATGATCTTTTGAAGTTTTCCATCTTCGCTCAAGCTGTCAAAATCCTTCTCCATAAGATATGTTCCTCACATAGATCGCTGTTTTTTAATTAACACCACCACCTAAATGTTTTCATCATTGTAGTTTGTTTGGTTGAAGGAAACTAAGGAGAGGTTATCTCTAATGTCCCACATCGGTAAGGTACAGAAAGTTAGACATAAGCCTTGCACAATAAAAAAGGAAGCATGGTCTTGCTTTCAACTCATACCTTTCTCGGCCTTTTGGCTAAGATCAAGTGTAGTATCTGttcttatcagtttaatatCTGATATGTGGATCATCGGGTCTACAAGATATTAACTCTATTTTTTGAGGGGGAAAACCCGTTAAGATAGCTTGCTATCGGGGCTTTCACGAGTCGTCCATGCGTTGCACTACTGCACTGGTTTGGCTCAACCCACCAAACAAATAGTTCTAACTCTTTTTCTTCAATTAGATAgctaaactaaaaatattgaGCTCattggtgatgttttaaactccTGAGATTTTTTCACATCTCTCGGGTTTTGCATTCGTTAAAGATGATTAGAACACCATTCATATGTTCACTACATGTAACCAAAATACAAGACAATTTACATGTGTAGTGTTCTGTAATTGCTTAAACTCATATATAAGTGACCTTACTCTCACAACACAAGATTGAAGAGATGGGATCACACATGTGTGCAAAGCTACAAGCTTTGTCCTCGAGGATTAAGCAAGCTTCCTCCAACGGTAAATGGCGGGAAGTGCTGTCTTGTTACTCAGAGATAATACAGACATCTGAAACTCAACTCAACGACCCTTTCCTCTTCCCCATCGTTTTCAAATCTTGTGCTAAGCTCTCGTGGCTGTCGCAAGGCAGATGCGTCCACGCGAGTCTGTGCAAGAGAGGGTTCGAGTCTTTTGTCTCTGTCGGGAACTCCATCGCTGACTTCTACATGAAATGCGGAGACTTGTGTTCCGCGACAAGAGCGTTCGACTCTATGACCTCGAGAGACTCTGTTTCTTGGAACGTCGTCGTTTTCGGGTTTCTCGATCATGGCTTTGAAGAAGATGGGCTATGGTGGTTTTCCAAGTCCAGAGTTTGGGGCTTTGAGCCTAACGTCTCCACATTGGTTCTTGTGATTCACGCGTGTCGTAGTTTGCGATGTTATATTGATGGAGAGAAGACTCACAGCTACGTGATCCGTTCTGGGTTCTATGGGGTTTCATCTGTTCAAAATTCGATATTGTCTTTATATGCAGAGTTTGATTCGGTAAGCGCACGTAAACTGTTCGACGAAATGTCTGAAAGAGATGTTATTTCATGGAGTGTTGTAATTAGAAGTTATGTGCAGAGCCAAGAACCTGTTTGTGGACTGAAGTTGTTCCGAGAGATGGTTCGTGAGTCCAAAACAGAGCCTGATTGTGTAACTGTAACGAATGTTCTCAAGGGCTGTGCTGTTCTTGAGGATGTTGATGTGGGAAGATCAGTTCATGGGTTTTCTATACGTAAAGGGTTTGATTTGGGGGACGTTTTTGTGCGCAATTCGCTCATCGATATGTATTCCAAAGGATTTGATGTTGATTCAGCGTTTAGAGTGTTTGATGAGACGACTTGTAGAAACATTGTTTCATGGAATTCGATTTTGGCTGGGTTTGTACACAACCAAAGATATGAAGAGGCTGTTAAGATGTTTAGTTTGATGAGAAAGGAAGCAGTTGAAGCGGATGAAGTTACTCTCGTGAGTCTTCTTCAGGTTTGCAAGTTCTTTGAGCAGCCATTTCCCTGTAAGTCGATACACTGCGTGATGATCAGGCATGGATATGAGTCTAACGAAGTTGCCTTAAGCTCTTTGATTGATGCATATACAAGCTGCAGTCTTGTTGATGATGCAAAAACCGTGTTTGAGTCGATGGCCTACAAGGATGTGGTGTCATGTAGCACAATGATCTCTGGATTAGCCCGTTCTGGAAGACCTTACGAAGCTATTTCAATCTTCTGTAAGATGAAGGATAAGCCCAACGCCATCACCATGGTTAATCTTCTTGACGCATGCTCTGTTTCAGCAGACTTGAGAAAATCCAAATGGGCACATGGAATAGCTATCAGGAGAGGCTTAGCCACGAGTGACATCTCAGTTGATACATCCATTGTTGACGCATACGCAAAATGCGGCGCCATAGAAATGGCGAGGAGAGCATTCGATCTAGCTCCTAGTAGAAACGTAGTCTCTTGGACGGTGATGATATCAGCATACGCTATAAACGGTTTACCGGAGAGAGCATTAGCATCATTCGAGGAAATGAAACGAGAAGGGTACACACCAAACGCGGTGACTTATCTGGCGGTTTTATCAGCTTGTAATCATGGGGGATTGATCAAGCAAGGTCTCATGTTCTTCAAATCAATGGTTGAAGATCACAACAAACCTTCGCTGCAGCATTACTCTTGTCTTGTTGACATGCTTAGCCGAGCTGGAGAGATTGATACAGCAGTGGAACTAATCaagaaccttccagaagacATGAAACCGGGGGTTAGTGCATGGGGATCGATTCTTAGTGGATGCAGGAACCGTTTGAAAAGTGGGATCATTACAACAGAGGCAATAGCTGAGGTTCTTGAGCTTGAACCCTTGTGTTCTTCAGGGTATTTGCTAGCGTCCAGCGTTTTTGCTGCAGACAAATCGTGGGAAGATGTAGCGTCGATGAGGAAGTTGGTGAAGGAGAGAAAGATTCGGGTCGTTGCTGGTTATAGCACGGTTCTTGAAGGAACCGTGTCTAGGAGGTTCTTGGCGGGAGAGAAGCTAAACCAAAGTGATTGTGAGTTAAACAACGTCGTTCAGAGTCTTCGTAGATGCTTGACGCTAGAAAATACAATGGAATGGATCTAAGCAGAAGGTTTAAAGTATTTGGCTCTTGCTAGTTTACTGAGTGTTTCAGGATGCACGATAGTTCTTGATCAGGGCAAGCAAGTTCATGGACTTTCTCTTCATTTTAGTTTAGAGTAAAAGTCCACTGCTCGTAGCTCTCTGATTAATATGTACTCTAAATGCGCAAGTATGGTAGAAGCTTCAGAGATATTTAAAGAAACATACAGATATATAGTTTCGTTCACAGCTATGATCAATGGATATGCAGTAGACGGGAATTCCAAAGATAgctattttaatctgtttttttttaaaagtctaAAGATTGATTTCAGATATGACACAACCAGTGGCGTATCTAGCCGAAAAGGTTCACTAGGGGtaaataatatctataaataaatattttataaatacgtTTTCTGCCAACTTTGTAAGTGTATTAATACAAGATACAtgtaaaaataagatttttttataagtaaaatcttttaaaaactaACAGAAATTATAGATATAAATGATATGTTTTTCATGatatgaaaaatacaaatacatatattcAGAATTGTTTTCTTTCTCACTCATAGTATGGATAAATAATCATATGATATAAAACTCAAgtgaaaatatttctattatcattgatatcttattatataaagtttggtttttcaaaattacaaattaacaAGATCACGACACatgtcaattatatattttagggttgtgacatgtgttaaataacaattttcattttgaaaaaataaaccaaaagaattttaaaagttagttttctttctttcaaaagTCTTAActaaaaaactgtaaaaaaacaaatatttccatataaataattatttaataatattaatttttttaaacgtgggtttaaaataattataagataCATAAAATATTGTAAGATAGTTTTGttatagattaaaatatttttaaaatacttttttcttataacttattatataaagcttgattcTTCAAAGTTTTCAAGATCACATCACatggcaattatatatttagatataactCGTCAGAGTCAGCATAATCAACCACCTCCTCATCAGAAGCAACTGCCTCTACCTCAGCCTCATCTTAAGATTCATATTCATCATCGGCCTTAAGAACCATCACTCTCTTGTTCGGGCAATCTCTATCATAATGTCCTTTTCCCTGCAATTTAAAACAAGTGATGTCACGGGTCCGTTGAATTTGAGCTTGAGACTTACCTTGGTCGGATTGACCAGTCTTGGACGGCTCagcttggttcttcttgaaccggttTTCCACTTCTATGGATTTACCTTTGGAACTGGCTTGTGGCCAAGTGGTCTTGCTCCTGGCCGTGGACATATTCTTCCTTTTGATGTGTTGTTCCGCCATGGATAGCAAAGTGAGGAGATCGTTGAAGTTCTCATACGGCTGTGTCTCCACCTTACGAGCAATACGATCTTGTAGGCCGTCTAGGAACTGTGCCATGAGTGTCTCATCAGGTTCACACGTCTTGAGCTTGTTTCTGAGAGACTCAAACTCCTCAAAGTGCTCTTCCACAGACCTAGTTCCCTGAGACAATTTACCAGAATGATTTTGTAAGTCCCTTTGATAATAAGTTGGAACATACCTGGTGCGAAGCTGGATCACATCTCATCTCAAGTCTCAACCCTATAGACTCGGCCGGCATCAGCTACTTCTCTATCCCACCAGGCTAGAGCATTATCAGTCAACTGAGCTGCGGCTAGGGCAATCTTCTTGGCATCAGTGTAGTGGTAGTACTCAAATATGTACTCCATACGTCTCTCCCACTCAATGTAAGCATCCGGACTAACCTTCCCGGAAAAAGTAGGTGGGTTTAGCTTGAGTTCCTTGCCTCCTTGCCAAGGTACTCCTTCATCACGGAACCTCCTTCTGACCGGactctgatatcttgtgtttttaatagattttatcattcatttatcatgcattttgatcatctaggatagcatttagacttgtttagtttgcattgcattgcatttgttcttatcaggtgatggagatgccaaatggtgactttggagcaatTGGAGGTGGATTGGAGGCAAGATTGGTGTTTTTCGAGTTCATGGTGTGATGAccaagtgtcccagcggcttcatgtgacaggcagcggcattttgaccttgcaggaagccgatgcacatcacccagcggcctagcgtcacccagcggcctggcgtcctgacgagaagccggtgcagaAGTTCTGCTGAAAATTCTAAGTGTTGGAGCGGCTTTTGGTGCAGCGGCTTCACCAGACCGCTGGAGAAAATCGACCCTCCCTGCCCGACTTCGAGATGTTGCAGCGGCTT is a genomic window containing:
- the LOC108805937 gene encoding LOW QUALITY PROTEIN: probable serine/threonine-protein kinase PIX13 (The sequence of the model RefSeq protein was modified relative to this genomic sequence to represent the inferred CDS: inserted 1 base in 1 codon; substituted 1 base at 1 genomic stop codon) codes for the protein MGLCWSSSSKSPSTTTTTPTTTGNISSGPFKSTTTETSRSNISSTSGFSAGSGGDACPEGQILPIPNLRIFSLAELRATTRNFKSENVLGEGGFGKVFKGWLEEKGPGSHSTGTVIAVKKLNSESFQGFEECKXCEVNFLGRVSHPNLVKLLGYCLEGDELLLVYEFMQKGSLENHLFRKGSVVQPLSWXIRLRIAIGAAKGLAFLHASEKQVIYRDFKASNILLDSSFNAKLSDFGLAKLGPSASQSHITTRVMGTHGYAAPEYVATGHLYVKSDNYGFGVVLAEILTGLHALDPTRPTGQHNLTDWIKPHLSERRKLRRIMDPRLEGKYPFKSAFRVAQLALKCLEPEPKNRPSMTEVVESLELIVAANEKPLERRTTRASPTVGHQQSHYRREHLSTFQPRQTVARGH
- the LOC108809704 gene encoding pentatricopeptide repeat-containing protein At2g17210, which gives rise to MGSHMCAKLQALSSRIKQASSNGKWREVLSCYSEIIQTSETQLNDPFLFPIVFKSCAKLSWLSQGRCVHASLCKRGFESFVSVGNSIADFYMKCGDLCSATRAFDSMTSRDSVSWNVVVFGFLDHGFEEDGLWWFSKSRVWGFEPNVSTLVLVIHACRSLRCYIDGEKTHSYVIRSGFYGVSSVQNSILSLYAEFDSVSARKLFDEMSERDVISWSVVIRSYVQSQEPVCGLKLFREMVRESKTEPDCVTVTNVLKGCAVLEDVDVGRSVHGFSIRKGFDLGDVFVRNSLIDMYSKGFDVDSAFRVFDETTCRNIVSWNSILAGFVHNQRYEEAVKMFSLMRKEAVEADEVTLVSLLQVCKFFEQPFPCKSIHCVMIRHGYESNEVALSSLIDAYTSCSLVDDAKTVFESMAYKDVVSCSTMISGLARSGRPYEAISIFCKMKDKPNAITMVNLLDACSVSADLRKSKWAHGIAIRRGLATSDISVDTSIVDAYAKCGAIEMARRAFDLAPSRNVVSWTVMISAYAINGLPERALASFEEMKREGYTPNAVTYLAVLSACNHGGLIKQGLMFFKSMVEDHNKPSLQHYSCLVDMLSRAGEIDTAVELIKNLPEDMKPGVSAWGSILSGCRNRLKSGIITTEAIAEVLELEPLCSSGYLLASSVFAADKSWEDVASMRKLVKERKIRVVAGYSTVLEGTVSRRFLAGEKLNQSDCELNNVVQSLRRCLTLENTMEWI